The following coding sequences lie in one Oncorhynchus nerka isolate Pitt River linkage group LG14, Oner_Uvic_2.0, whole genome shotgun sequence genomic window:
- the psmc4 gene encoding 26S proteasome regulatory subunit 6B: MEDIGVTVEKIQDEVPVMLNSRPQTGLSFLAPEPEDLEDLYSRYKKLQQELEFLEVQEEYIKDEQKNLKKEFLHAQEEVKRIQSIPLVIGQFLEAVDQNTAIVGSTTGSNYYVRILSTIDRELLKPNASVALHKHSNALVDVLPPEADSSIMMLTSDQKPDVMYADIGGMDIQKQEVREAVELPLTHFELYKQIGIDPPRGVLMYGPPGCGKTMLAKAVAHHTTAAFIRVVGSEFVQKYLGEGPRMVRDVFRLAKENAPAIIFIDEIDAIATKRFDAQTGADREVQRILLELLNQMDGFDQTVNVKVIMATNRADTLDPALLRPGRLDRKIEFPLPDRRQKRLVFSTITSKMNLSEEVDLEDYVARPDKISGADINSICQEAGMLAVRENRYIVLAKDFEKAYKTVIKKDEQEHEFYK; the protein is encoded by the exons ATGGAGGACATTGGAGTAACTGTTGAAAAAATTCAG GACGAAGTGCCTGTCATGCTGAACTCACGACCCCAGACGGGGCTTTCTTTCTTGGCCCCAGAACCAGAAGATCTTGAAGACCTTTACAGCAGATATAAG AAGCTGCAGCAGGAGCTAGAGTTTCTGGAGGTGCAGGAGGAGTacatcaaagatgaacagaagaACCTGAAGAAGGAGTTCCTCCACGCCCAGGAGGAGGTGAAGAGGATACAGAGTATCCCCCTGGTCATCGGCCAGTTCCTGGAGGCTGTGGACCAAAACACAGCCATCGTGGGCTCCACCACAG GCTCAAACTACTATGTGCGTATCCTAAGCACCATCGACAGAGAGCTGCTGAAGCCCAATGCGTCGGTGGCCCTGCACAAGCACAGCAATGCCCTGGTGGATGTGCTCCCCCCAGAGGCTGACAGCAGCATCATGATGCTCACATCAG ACCAAAAGCCGGATGTGATGTATGCTGACATCGGAGGGATGGATATCCAGAAGCAGGAAGTGAGGGAAGCAGTGGAGCTTCCACTCACACACTTTGAGCTTTACAAACAGATTGGCATTGACCCACCCAGGGGGGTTCTGATGTATGGGCCTCCTGGCTGTGGGAAGACCATGCTAGCCAAGGCTGTGGCTCACCACACAACAG cggcGTTCATCCGCGTGGTAGGCTCCGAGTTTGTGCAGAAGTACCTGGGCGAGGGCCCCCGCATGGTGCGTGACGTCTTCCGGCTGGCCAAGGAAAACGCACCCGCCATCATCTTCATTGATGAGATCGATGCCATCGCTACCAAGCGTTTTGATGCACAGACTGGAG CGGACAGGGAGGTGCAGAGGATTCTGCTGGAGCTTCTCAACCAAATGGACGGCTTTGACCAGACCGTCAACGTCAAG GTGATCATGGCCACTAACAGGGCCGACACCCTGGACCCCGCCCTCCTGCGCCCAGGCCGTCTGGACAGAAAGATTGAGTTTCCCCTACCTGACCGCCGGCAGAAACGCCTGGTCTTCTCCACCATCACCAGCAAGATGAACCTCTCGGAGGAGGTGGACCTGGAGGACT ATGTGGCCAGACCAGACAAGATCTCCGGAGCAGACATCAACTCTATCTGCCAGGAG GCTGGCATGCTGGCTGTCCGTGAAAATAGGTACATCGTCCTGGCCAAGGACTTTGAGAAGGCCTACAAGACTGTTATCAAGAAGGATGAGCAGGAGCATGAGTTCTACAAGTAG